Proteins from a single region of Geothrix sp. PMB-07:
- a CDS encoding OsmC family protein — protein sequence MTATSTVSWDSGLAFQAEQDGHRFMLDASAEADGRNLGPRPKALLLSALGACTGIDVVSILEKMRVKLDGLQVQVSAEMREEHPRIYTGIHVRYVFRGRDLPMDKLERAVQLSEDTYCGVSAMLRPAVPITSEIVVEG from the coding sequence ATGACGGCCACTAGCACCGTTTCCTGGGATTCAGGCTTGGCCTTTCAGGCAGAGCAGGATGGGCATCGGTTCATGCTGGATGCCAGTGCCGAGGCCGATGGCCGGAATCTGGGACCGCGCCCCAAGGCCCTGCTGTTATCCGCTCTGGGTGCCTGCACGGGCATCGATGTGGTGAGCATCCTTGAGAAGATGCGCGTGAAACTGGATGGCCTGCAGGTGCAGGTGAGCGCGGAGATGCGCGAGGAGCATCCCCGCATCTATACCGGCATCCATGTGCGCTATGTCTTCCGGGGCAGGGATCTCCCCATGGACAAGCTGGAGAGGGCCGTGCAGCTGTCAGAAGACACCTACTGCGGCGTCTCGGCCATGCTGCGGCCCGCGGTGCCCATCACCTCGGAGATCGTGGTTGAAGGCTGA
- a CDS encoding DUF6132 family protein, translating into MLIRIALGLVMGGALGYGWHRLVGCSTGACPLTATPLRGISYGAFMGVIWACMR; encoded by the coding sequence ATGCTGATCCGTATCGCCCTGGGGCTGGTGATGGGAGGTGCGTTGGGCTACGGGTGGCACCGCCTGGTGGGCTGCAGCACAGGTGCCTGTCCGCTCACAGCCACGCCGCTGCGGGGCATCAGTTATGGTGCTTTCATGGGAGTGATATGGGCCTGCATGCGCTGA
- a CDS encoding TonB-dependent receptor, with product MNLLPHRLSRLTALIALGSAVLCAQGTQTGNIAGTVKETGTNKPIAGARVVLTTQQGDRVTITNAQGAFRFALLIPGPVTVKATADGFIGASLNSRVLVGDTNITDFPLKPIGAAQTTVVVVASANIVDKTDAKTGQTFALENINDLPIQNRTVNNIASLAPGVSADANGLTIRGAQSTQVLYLVDGADVADPVTGGFTAQLNEDMLSDVQVLSGGISAEYGRFTGGVVNTVTRSGTNEFSGVLRFSVLDPAWNAYNPLGRGLSGSTTFKDAHSVQQNIVIAGPILKDRLFFVVGYRAQAPFARLTANQTTADPVFGGGQQYYLAQTDDRKDIKLDWQINTDHRVFWQYNKTQIDQRGRDYGFFLGGGSTSLATLSNQPNTFSYYTLGYQGQLTSNMLLTAHYGYKKEILGGPGGGGQGGKAPLMSDNQTGNIFDNGFFGADGDSRPIQNGSISLLNYLTGAGEHELKVGIDWYQSAHAAANSQSPTNTFIYFNGFTVDPAAGGSTAISNRIFDINSPTTTWLQVWVPVFGAKTKNTIQAAYVNDKWKLNANWSFNVGLRADNFKSTNDLGTNNFNLTTVTPRLAAIWDFKGDGAWIGQLSYGEYAGQVLQGSTDGSSVVGNPAEYDYVYLGGDPLQRSSFSATPFKVVDPNRYRGSFSIDPNLKMPTMQEVSISLKHADAQNGIWSLAYSRRRWKNFVDDAVDLQTHPVDAADLIKTAIRNDHTLWRTYQSLELQFQQQITEAFNWGGSVTLSELRGNYEGGQVGTTEQLNNFGPLAGTPGASPDALSRAQLGPDGYLIADVPVRARITANYLVHLGTGKLNLGAIFAYTSGAPYNKSVPTAPVPASLAVFGSTYTEYFAPRGAFRFPDTYRMDLQVAYEVPVWRKAAFFTQLNLINFPNHQQQQTWNTTASVVGGAWRPGANYGLARTSNDYIPARTVQLSAGIKF from the coding sequence ATGAATCTCCTACCCCATCGTCTCAGCCGGTTGACGGCCCTTATCGCTCTGGGAAGCGCCGTGCTCTGCGCTCAGGGAACTCAGACCGGAAACATCGCGGGCACCGTCAAGGAAACCGGCACGAACAAGCCCATTGCCGGAGCCCGCGTGGTGTTGACCACGCAGCAGGGCGACCGAGTGACCATCACGAACGCTCAGGGGGCTTTCCGGTTCGCGCTGCTGATACCCGGTCCCGTGACGGTGAAAGCCACGGCCGATGGTTTCATCGGTGCTTCGCTGAATTCTCGTGTTCTCGTGGGCGACACGAACATCACCGATTTCCCGCTGAAACCGATCGGTGCGGCTCAAACCACGGTGGTGGTGGTGGCCTCCGCCAACATCGTGGACAAGACCGACGCCAAGACGGGCCAAACGTTTGCACTGGAGAACATCAACGATCTGCCCATCCAGAACCGCACCGTCAACAACATTGCTTCGCTTGCGCCGGGGGTGAGCGCCGATGCCAACGGCCTGACCATTCGTGGCGCCCAGAGCACCCAGGTGCTCTACCTGGTGGACGGCGCTGATGTGGCCGATCCTGTCACAGGCGGATTCACCGCCCAGCTGAATGAGGACATGCTCTCAGATGTGCAGGTGCTCAGCGGCGGCATCTCGGCGGAGTATGGCCGCTTCACGGGCGGCGTCGTGAATACGGTTACTCGGTCGGGCACCAACGAGTTCTCTGGGGTTCTCCGATTCAGCGTGCTCGACCCTGCTTGGAATGCCTACAATCCGTTGGGGCGGGGCTTGTCTGGATCCACCACCTTCAAGGATGCGCACAGCGTCCAGCAGAACATCGTGATCGCCGGTCCCATCCTCAAGGACCGCCTTTTCTTTGTGGTCGGTTATCGGGCCCAGGCCCCCTTTGCGCGGCTCACGGCGAACCAGACCACGGCTGATCCCGTTTTCGGAGGCGGCCAGCAGTACTACCTGGCCCAGACCGATGATCGCAAGGACATCAAGCTGGACTGGCAGATCAACACAGATCATCGGGTGTTCTGGCAGTACAACAAGACACAGATCGACCAGAGGGGACGAGACTACGGCTTCTTCCTGGGGGGCGGAAGCACCTCCCTGGCCACCCTCAGCAACCAGCCCAATACCTTCTCCTACTACACGCTGGGGTACCAGGGGCAGCTCACCTCGAACATGCTGCTCACCGCGCATTACGGTTACAAGAAGGAAATCCTCGGCGGTCCCGGCGGTGGCGGACAGGGTGGCAAGGCGCCGCTCATGTCGGACAATCAGACAGGCAATATTTTCGACAATGGATTCTTCGGAGCCGATGGCGACTCCCGTCCTATCCAGAACGGCTCCATCAGCCTGCTGAACTACCTCACCGGAGCTGGGGAGCATGAACTGAAGGTGGGCATCGACTGGTACCAGTCAGCTCATGCGGCGGCCAATTCCCAGAGCCCCACCAACACGTTCATCTACTTCAACGGCTTCACCGTGGATCCTGCGGCGGGTGGAAGCACGGCCATTTCCAACCGCATATTTGACATCAACAGCCCCACCACCACCTGGCTTCAGGTGTGGGTCCCGGTATTTGGCGCCAAGACCAAGAACACGATTCAGGCCGCCTATGTGAACGACAAGTGGAAGCTCAATGCCAACTGGAGCTTCAACGTGGGGCTGCGTGCGGACAATTTCAAATCCACCAATGACCTGGGAACCAACAATTTCAACCTCACCACGGTGACGCCGCGCCTCGCCGCCATCTGGGACTTCAAGGGGGATGGCGCCTGGATCGGGCAACTCTCCTATGGGGAATACGCAGGCCAGGTGCTGCAAGGCTCCACAGATGGCTCCTCCGTGGTGGGCAACCCCGCCGAGTACGACTATGTCTATCTGGGCGGCGATCCGCTTCAACGATCGAGTTTCTCTGCCACGCCCTTCAAGGTGGTGGATCCCAACCGTTACCGAGGCTCCTTCTCCATCGACCCGAACCTCAAGATGCCCACCATGCAGGAGGTGTCGATCAGCCTCAAGCATGCGGATGCACAGAACGGCATCTGGAGCCTGGCTTACAGCCGCCGTCGCTGGAAGAACTTCGTTGATGACGCAGTCGATCTCCAGACCCACCCTGTGGATGCCGCCGATCTCATCAAGACCGCGATCAGGAATGACCACACCCTTTGGCGCACCTACCAGAGCCTGGAGCTGCAGTTCCAGCAGCAGATCACGGAGGCCTTCAACTGGGGCGGCAGCGTCACTCTAAGTGAGCTGCGCGGCAACTATGAAGGCGGCCAGGTGGGAACCACCGAGCAGCTGAACAATTTCGGTCCCTTGGCTGGAACCCCTGGGGCTTCGCCGGATGCGCTTTCCCGGGCCCAGCTGGGACCTGATGGCTACCTCATCGCCGATGTGCCCGTTCGGGCCCGCATCACCGCCAACTATCTGGTGCACTTGGGAACCGGCAAACTGAACCTTGGCGCCATCTTCGCCTACACTTCCGGTGCGCCCTACAACAAGAGTGTTCCGACGGCCCCCGTTCCGGCTTCGCTTGCGGTGTTTGGCAGCACCTACACCGAATACTTTGCGCCGCGGGGGGCCTTCCGCTTCCCGGACACCTATCGCATGGACTTGCAGGTGGCGTACGAAGTGCCTGTGTGGAGGAAGGCCGCCTTCTTCACTCAGCTGAACCTCATCAATTTCCCGAACCACCAGCAGCAGCAGACCTGGAACACCACGGCCTCGGTGGTGGGCGGGGCCTGGAGGCCCGGCGCGAACTACGGGCTGGCCCGCACTTCCAACGACTACATTCCAGCCCGCACGGTCCAACTCTCGGCCGGCATCAAGTTCTAG
- a CDS encoding DUF2892 domain-containing protein produces MTVDRIVHTIAGSFILASLALAKLHHPNWLWFTAFVGANLLQSGLTNWCLMSSILRKLGVPVGGPVGGSR; encoded by the coding sequence ATGACCGTCGACCGCATCGTCCACACCATCGCGGGAAGTTTCATCCTGGCGAGCCTCGCCTTGGCGAAGCTGCACCACCCCAACTGGCTCTGGTTCACCGCCTTCGTGGGCGCGAACCTGCTGCAGAGCGGCCTCACCAACTGGTGCCTGATGTCGTCCATCCTGCGCAAACTGGGGGTTCCCGTGGGTGGCCCCGTGGGGGGTTCACGGTGA
- a CDS encoding rhodanese-like domain-containing protein, producing MGLHALSEYWIYLLPLAALGYFWWSRRSASPADVKALLERGAVIVDVRTKGEFQAQAHPRALNIPLDQLESRLKELDRSKPVLCCCESGARSGSAVALLKRAGFTAVANLGSWRRIASLLPRGDHDGH from the coding sequence ATGGGCCTGCATGCGCTGAGTGAATACTGGATCTACCTGCTGCCCCTGGCAGCACTGGGCTACTTCTGGTGGAGCCGCCGTTCGGCTTCTCCGGCCGACGTGAAGGCCCTGCTCGAACGGGGTGCCGTGATCGTGGATGTGCGCACCAAAGGCGAGTTCCAGGCCCAAGCACATCCCCGGGCCCTCAACATCCCCCTCGATCAGTTGGAAAGCCGACTGAAGGAACTGGACCGCTCGAAGCCGGTGCTCTGCTGCTGTGAATCCGGGGCCCGCAGCGGCTCCGCCGTGGCCCTTCTGAAACGCGCGGGGTTCACCGCGGTGGCCAACTTGGGTTCCTGGCGCCGCATCGCTTCCCTTCTTCCTCGAGGTGATCATGACGGCCACTAG